A window of the Parvularcula bermudensis HTCC2503 genome harbors these coding sequences:
- a CDS encoding ion channel — MLHWEILNRVSVRTAKLTAPRFGIICLGLILLHFAEVGLYAAGFELGRAVGIGTFSKPPGADFMDVYYFSLATFTTLGLGKAMPEGHLAFIAGVEAFNGFLCISMSASMLFKLMPEVTKSST, encoded by the coding sequence ATGCTGCATTGGGAGATCCTCAACCGCGTCAGTGTGCGGACGGCCAAGCTGACCGCGCCGCGGTTCGGGATCATCTGCCTCGGCTTGATCCTGCTGCATTTCGCCGAAGTCGGGCTTTACGCCGCCGGCTTTGAGCTGGGCCGGGCCGTCGGCATCGGAACCTTCAGCAAGCCGCCCGGCGCCGATTTCATGGATGTCTACTATTTCTCGCTCGCGACCTTCACCACGCTCGGGCTCGGCAAGGCGATGCCCGAGGGGCATCTGGCCTTCATCGCCGGGGTCGAGGCGTTCAACGGCTTTCTCTGCATCTCAATGTCGGCGTCCATGCTGTTCAAGCTGATGCCGGAGGTGACGAAGTCATCAACTTAG
- a CDS encoding CopD family protein, which produces MWTEVVALDALLIAAKALLYASTLLVAGLVVHHRLGIVRTVPLVATLGTLILIAVSLRFILMMMQLSGGLGEPIDWAMAPIIWEVNRAQILAFLLGAGSLILGRFVAHRVLPPVGAVVLIVGFGLGGHTVAVDDPLLPVVVMVHVGLAAFWFAAPMTLFPRESAPTPELLVKLERFSQLAIWVVPLALALGTGLLLRLAGGLEATFATNYGQLLLVKLAFALVALTIGAYNTKVATARLRSEPEIGSRLLQRTLTAEAVLFVFILVSVAVATTILGPER; this is translated from the coding sequence TTGTGGACTGAAGTTGTGGCGCTCGACGCGCTTCTGATCGCCGCAAAAGCGTTACTCTACGCGTCGACCCTCCTGGTCGCGGGCTTGGTTGTCCACCATCGCTTAGGCATTGTCCGGACTGTGCCTTTAGTCGCTACCCTGGGCACCCTGATTCTGATCGCGGTGTCCTTGCGCTTCATACTGATGATGATGCAGCTCAGTGGCGGTCTCGGGGAACCGATAGATTGGGCCATGGCCCCGATCATTTGGGAAGTGAACAGGGCACAAATCTTGGCTTTTCTGCTCGGCGCAGGATCACTGATTCTCGGTCGGTTCGTTGCTCATCGAGTGCTTCCGCCCGTCGGAGCGGTGGTGCTGATCGTGGGGTTCGGTCTCGGTGGCCACACCGTGGCGGTCGATGATCCGCTCCTTCCGGTGGTGGTGATGGTCCATGTCGGGCTTGCGGCGTTCTGGTTTGCGGCCCCGATGACGCTGTTTCCACGAGAATCGGCCCCCACCCCAGAATTGCTTGTCAAACTTGAACGCTTCAGCCAGCTGGCAATATGGGTCGTACCGCTCGCGTTGGCGCTTGGAACAGGTCTTCTGCTGCGGCTCGCAGGAGGACTTGAAGCCACGTTCGCCACGAACTACGGCCAGCTGCTGCTGGTCAAGCTCGCTTTCGCGCTCGTCGCCCTCACTATTGGCGCTTACAATACGAAAGTGGCGACAGCCCGGCTGCGTTCCGAGCCCGAGATCGGGTCACGACTTCTACAGCGCACACTGACGGCGGAAGCGGTCTTGTTCGTGTTCATTCTCGTCTCAGTCGCAGTGGCGACGACGATCCTGGGGCCCGAGAGGTAG
- a CDS encoding copper resistance CopC family protein, which yields MSVTKAFLAVVLSAAFLVLGQAFAHVTIKASSIEDGATLRVAPDEFSFSYSADVRLVGITLSGPESEDEALSFAPDSGFASAYQASLPELGPGSYLIEWRAMAKDGHVMQGSISFDIVD from the coding sequence ATGTCCGTGACCAAGGCCTTTCTCGCCGTAGTCTTGTCCGCCGCTTTTTTGGTTCTTGGACAGGCATTTGCCCATGTGACCATCAAGGCGTCGAGCATTGAAGACGGCGCCACACTCCGCGTCGCACCTGATGAATTCAGCTTCTCCTATTCTGCGGATGTGCGTCTCGTAGGTATCACTCTCTCAGGTCCTGAGAGTGAAGACGAAGCCCTGTCGTTCGCACCGGACAGCGGATTTGCATCGGCCTATCAGGCAAGCCTCCCGGAGCTCGGTCCAGGCTCCTACCTGATCGAATGGCGTGCGATGGCAAAAGACGGTCATGTGATGCAGGGAAGTATCAGCTTCGACATTGTGGACTGA
- a CDS encoding DUF6692 family protein — protein sequence MTKRSMIPFSLTAASAAALAGCGGPAPGEGMESEMAPEPMPEIVSADEAIHTAAIPAIDPETMQTAEIDKVLPPGTRCGFAYTASSRPVLSGSNGAGVVKIHGRLVELRSDATTAEALAGPITFQTEGMRLTVRPLDEKPRVQDGESQQKAEMHFEIEDGLTVGYRGWYRCSSRDT from the coding sequence ATGACCAAACGATCCATGATCCCCTTTTCTCTCACCGCCGCCTCGGCGGCAGCGCTCGCCGGTTGTGGCGGGCCTGCGCCGGGAGAGGGAATGGAAAGCGAGATGGCGCCAGAACCGATGCCGGAAATCGTCTCCGCCGACGAGGCCATTCACACCGCCGCCATTCCTGCGATCGATCCCGAAACCATGCAGACGGCGGAGATCGACAAGGTACTACCGCCTGGTACCCGCTGTGGTTTCGCCTATACGGCGTCGAGCAGACCTGTTCTGTCGGGCAGCAATGGCGCCGGGGTCGTGAAGATTCATGGACGGCTGGTCGAACTCCGCTCCGATGCGACGACGGCCGAGGCCCTGGCAGGCCCGATAACTTTTCAGACGGAAGGGATGCGTCTGACGGTGCGGCCGCTGGACGAGAAGCCCCGCGTCCAGGACGGCGAGAGCCAGCAGAAGGCCGAGATGCATTTCGAGATCGAGGACGGCCTAACGGTCGGTTATCGCGGCTGGTATCGCTGCAGTTCTAGGGACACTTGA
- a CDS encoding DUF305 domain-containing protein has translation MQMSYWRFAAMIATSTTVMFILMYFNTYAFEHIFWSETRFWMAFVMGAAMAVIMLAFMLSMYKNMKVNIGIFVGSAFVFALTLWLVRSQATVNDQEYMRAMIPHHSIAIMTSERAQITDPRVRKLADEIIAAQEREIAEMKYLIADLEEADD, from the coding sequence ATGCAGATGTCCTATTGGCGTTTTGCGGCGATGATTGCGACCTCGACCACGGTCATGTTCATCCTGATGTATTTCAACACTTATGCGTTCGAGCACATCTTTTGGAGCGAAACGCGCTTCTGGATGGCCTTCGTCATGGGGGCGGCCATGGCGGTGATCATGCTCGCCTTCATGCTGTCCATGTACAAGAACATGAAGGTCAATATCGGCATCTTCGTCGGCAGTGCGTTCGTCTTTGCGCTGACCTTGTGGCTCGTCCGCAGCCAGGCGACAGTGAACGATCAGGAATATATGCGCGCCATGATCCCGCACCACTCGATCGCCATCATGACCAGCGAACGGGCGCAGATCACCGATCCGCGCGTGCGCAAGCTCGCCGATGAGATCATCGCCGCCCAGGAACGCGAGATCGCCGAGATGAAGTATCTGATCGCCGATCTCGAAGAAGCGGACGACTGA
- a CDS encoding c-type cytochrome, with amino-acid sequence MTEKHKHFGLGTAAGVVGLIVLAGIIGLITVYSGGYNVAATEDHSAFGRWAAATTLKNSIQSRAPTDDPPSFTEAMVEAGAGEYKAMCQHCHGGPGIDRAGWAEGMLPEPPHLTEAAAHWEPNEIYWILDHGIKSSGMPAFGPSHDEEALWNLTAFVTDLPGMTQTDYEAMGSSGHHDDGHEH; translated from the coding sequence ATGACGGAGAAACACAAACATTTCGGTCTTGGAACCGCGGCTGGCGTGGTCGGGCTGATCGTCCTTGCCGGGATCATCGGGCTGATCACCGTCTATTCCGGCGGCTACAATGTGGCGGCGACGGAGGATCATTCCGCCTTCGGCCGGTGGGCGGCGGCGACGACGCTCAAGAATTCCATCCAATCCCGCGCGCCGACGGACGATCCGCCGAGCTTCACTGAAGCCATGGTCGAGGCGGGCGCCGGCGAATACAAGGCCATGTGCCAGCACTGCCACGGCGGCCCCGGCATCGACCGGGCCGGCTGGGCCGAAGGCATGCTGCCCGAGCCGCCCCATCTCACCGAAGCGGCCGCCCATTGGGAGCCAAACGAGATCTACTGGATCCTCGACCACGGCATCAAGAGTTCCGGCATGCCCGCCTTCGGTCCGTCCCATGACGAGGAGGCGCTGTGGAACCTCACGGCCTTCGTCACCGACCTGCCGGGCATGACGCAGACAGACTATGAAGCGATGGGCTCAAGCGGTCACCACGACGACGGTCATGAGCACTAA
- a CDS encoding SDR family oxidoreductase encodes MKTVVITGASGGVGRALARAYADRECRIGLIARGRKRLEETAREVRERGGEALVLPLDVADAEAVAKAASTCEAELGPIDLWINGAMVTVFSPIERLKPEEIHRVTAVTYLGAVHGTMTALNHMRPRGRGTIVQIASAIGYRAIPLQSAYCAAKAAMIAFSDSLRTELRHDGVGIDVTMMQLPAVNTPQFEWARNKMPKRPRPVPPIYRAEAVAEAIAAKAESGEREIWIGRPAMKAILAQKLAPNLAERMLADSAWSGQMTDEPAEAGRPDNLFEPVETVPSEAEGRFLDRAKAARPMTLGTTARNRLLAGGGAAAVGTAALLLRRILRGHGH; translated from the coding sequence ATGAAGACCGTGGTGATTACAGGGGCATCGGGCGGGGTCGGGCGCGCCCTCGCCAGAGCCTATGCCGATCGAGAATGCCGGATCGGGCTGATCGCGCGGGGCCGCAAGCGGCTGGAGGAAACCGCCCGCGAGGTGCGGGAGCGCGGCGGCGAAGCGCTGGTGCTTCCCCTGGATGTCGCCGATGCGGAGGCGGTGGCAAAAGCCGCCTCGACCTGCGAAGCCGAACTCGGGCCCATCGATCTGTGGATCAACGGCGCCATGGTGACCGTCTTCAGCCCGATCGAGCGGCTCAAGCCCGAAGAGATCCACCGGGTCACCGCCGTCACTTACCTCGGCGCCGTTCACGGAACGATGACCGCCCTCAACCATATGCGTCCGCGGGGGCGAGGTACCATCGTGCAGATCGCTTCGGCCATCGGCTACCGGGCGATCCCGCTTCAATCCGCCTACTGCGCCGCGAAGGCCGCGATGATCGCCTTTTCGGACAGCCTGCGGACGGAATTGCGGCATGACGGTGTCGGTATCGATGTCACCATGATGCAATTACCGGCCGTCAACACCCCGCAATTCGAATGGGCCCGCAATAAGATGCCGAAGCGGCCCCGGCCCGTGCCGCCCATCTATCGCGCCGAGGCGGTCGCCGAGGCCATCGCGGCCAAGGCGGAAAGCGGTGAACGCGAGATCTGGATCGGCCGACCGGCCATGAAGGCCATCCTTGCCCAAAAACTGGCGCCGAACCTCGCCGAGCGCATGCTCGCAGATAGCGCCTGGTCCGGACAGATGACCGACGAACCGGCCGAGGCGGGTCGGCCCGACAATCTGTTCGAGCCGGTCGAGACCGTGCCCTCGGAAGCGGAAGGGCGATTCCTCGACCGCGCGAAAGCAGCCCGCCCCATGACCCTCGGCACCACGGCGCGCAACCGGCTCCTTGCAGGCGGCGGAGCGGCGGCAGTGGGCACGGCCGCCCTTCTCCTGCGCCGGATCCTGCGCGGCCATGGCCACTGA
- a CDS encoding glycoside hydrolase family 15 protein, with protein sequence MATDVQAMPTDPTPDAAYPPLASYAVIGDTATLALISESGSIDWLCLPDIDDAASFGRVLDHHRGGYFTVAPPRFHSVERTYRDHTAILESRYETGEGVVTVTDLMVIPDRRGLHPERWLIRRIRAERGTPTIRFTYAPRPDNGKTVPQWRDHGTGVWQWRTGKRALTLLSDMAGAPSANGTVDGGCRLEEGEERQLRLAFASHDALALPGTESVEPAIERTERFWRDYASRSTYRGPYRDAVARSATMIRLLTFSLSGAILAAGTTSLPEAPGGMRNWDYRYCWLRDASFLIRAYLGLGYHDEAKAFFTWIMHATRLTTPELTPCYSVYGRTDIQERRIDRFEGYQRAGPVREGNGAVSQRQLDVYGSVLQAALLFAEAGGRLERSEQRRLRRFAQVAREQWTLPEKGIWEMRGPPRHYTYGKAMCWSALTAYAALIRRGTIRDDPAPYEAEAGRIRDAIVRHGWNEERQAFTGAFGADFLDASLLLLPRFGIVEADDPRMVSTRQAIDAELRRGPHLRRYAEGVDGGGESEGTFWACGFWAVEGLARAGDDEEARSRFEALLADVPPTGSLSEERDPDTGALLGNLPQAFSHAALINAALTLKEASS encoded by the coding sequence ATGGCCACTGACGTCCAGGCGATGCCGACCGACCCAACGCCCGACGCCGCCTATCCGCCGCTCGCATCCTATGCGGTCATCGGCGACACGGCGACGCTGGCGCTGATCTCGGAGAGCGGCAGCATCGACTGGCTGTGCCTGCCCGATATCGACGATGCGGCCTCTTTTGGTCGCGTTCTCGATCATCACCGCGGGGGGTATTTCACCGTTGCCCCGCCGCGCTTCCATTCCGTCGAGCGGACCTATCGGGACCACACGGCCATCCTCGAGAGCCGCTACGAGACGGGCGAAGGGGTGGTCACCGTCACCGACCTCATGGTCATTCCGGATCGGCGTGGCCTTCATCCCGAACGGTGGCTGATCCGGCGGATCAGGGCCGAACGCGGCACACCGACGATCCGCTTCACTTATGCGCCGCGCCCTGACAACGGGAAAACCGTGCCGCAATGGCGAGACCATGGCACCGGCGTCTGGCAATGGCGGACGGGCAAACGCGCCCTGACCCTTCTCAGCGACATGGCCGGGGCGCCGTCGGCGAACGGCACCGTCGACGGAGGCTGCCGCCTTGAGGAAGGCGAGGAACGCCAGCTGCGGCTGGCTTTCGCTTCCCACGACGCGCTCGCCCTCCCCGGCACCGAGAGCGTCGAGCCGGCGATCGAGCGGACCGAGCGCTTCTGGCGCGACTATGCGAGCCGCAGCACCTATCGCGGACCCTACCGGGACGCCGTGGCCCGCAGCGCGACCATGATTCGTCTTCTGACCTTCAGCCTGTCGGGCGCGATCCTCGCAGCGGGAACGACCTCCCTGCCCGAAGCGCCTGGCGGCATGCGCAACTGGGACTACCGCTATTGCTGGCTGCGCGACGCGTCGTTCCTCATCCGCGCCTATCTCGGCCTTGGCTATCACGACGAAGCCAAGGCCTTCTTCACCTGGATCATGCATGCCACCCGGCTGACGACGCCCGAACTCACGCCCTGTTACAGCGTCTACGGACGGACCGACATTCAGGAGCGCCGGATCGACCGCTTCGAGGGGTATCAGAGGGCAGGCCCGGTGCGGGAAGGCAATGGGGCGGTGAGCCAGCGCCAGCTCGATGTCTACGGCTCGGTGCTTCAGGCCGCGCTCCTCTTTGCCGAGGCGGGGGGCCGTCTCGAGCGATCCGAGCAGCGCCGCCTCCGGCGCTTCGCCCAGGTCGCGAGGGAGCAATGGACCCTGCCGGAAAAGGGCATCTGGGAGATGCGGGGGCCGCCGCGCCACTACACCTACGGCAAGGCCATGTGCTGGTCCGCCCTCACCGCCTATGCCGCGCTCATCCGGCGGGGAACGATCAGGGACGATCCCGCCCCTTATGAGGCTGAGGCCGGTCGGATCCGGGACGCGATCGTCCGTCATGGCTGGAACGAGGAGCGGCAGGCGTTCACCGGCGCGTTCGGCGCGGACTTCCTCGATGCGAGTCTCCTCCTTCTGCCGCGCTTCGGGATCGTGGAAGCCGACGATCCGCGCATGGTATCGACGCGGCAAGCCATCGACGCGGAACTTCGCCGCGGTCCGCATCTCCGCCGCTATGCGGAGGGCGTCGATGGCGGCGGCGAGTCCGAAGGGACGTTCTGGGCCTGCGGGTTCTGGGCTGTGGAAGGCCTGGCCCGCGCGGGTGACGATGAGGAGGCGAGAAGCCGCTTCGAGGCCCTCCTGGCGGATGTCCCGCCGACGGGATCCCTCAGCGAGGAGCGCGACCCCGACACCGGCGCGCTTCTCGGCAACCTCCCCCAGGCCTTCTCCCATGCGGCGCTGATCAACGCGGCCCTCACTCTCAAGGAGGCATCCTCATGA
- a CDS encoding RES family NAD+ phosphorylase, with protein sequence MVLCGLGLATTSCFLDPEDYAAPHLFAARMREREEDGIVYPSVRNPGGECFAAFWPDVMGVPVQARHFGYHWDGERIDLLRQVTSDGAGPVYRLTDDGSG encoded by the coding sequence ATGGTACTCTGTGGGCTGGGGCTAGCAACGACTTCCTGTTTTCTCGACCCTGAGGACTACGCCGCGCCCCATTTGTTTGCCGCCCGGATGCGGGAGAGGGAAGAGGACGGCATCGTCTATCCCAGCGTCCGCAACCCAGGCGGGGAATGCTTCGCCGCCTTCTGGCCCGACGTGATGGGGGTGCCCGTCCAGGCCCGCCACTTCGGATACCATTGGGATGGCGAGCGCATCGATCTCCTGCGGCAGGTCACGAGCGATGGCGCGGGGCCGGTCTACCGGCTGACCGACGACGGGTCGGGCTAG
- a CDS encoding metal/formaldehyde-sensitive transcriptional repressor, translating into MHLSQNSDRLRARLRRITGQLGAVDDALGGEAPCAAVLQQLAAARGALNGLMDEIIEAHLREHVAAPDLSPEDRAAGTEELLAVIRRYAK; encoded by the coding sequence ATGCACCTGTCTCAAAATTCTGACCGGCTCCGCGCCCGGCTGCGCCGGATCACGGGCCAGCTCGGCGCGGTCGATGACGCTCTCGGCGGCGAAGCGCCCTGCGCTGCCGTGCTGCAGCAACTCGCCGCGGCCCGCGGCGCCCTCAACGGCCTGATGGACGAGATCATCGAGGCGCATCTTCGCGAGCATGTCGCCGCCCCCGACCTGTCGCCTGAGGACCGGGCCGCCGGAACCGAAGAGCTTCTCGCCGTCATCAGGCGCTACGCGAAATGA
- the dmeF gene encoding CDF family Co(II)/Ni(II) efflux transporter DmeF, protein MSSMSDTAALGHDHVYLGDAHDRNMRRTLWVVALTAVMMVGEIIAGRLYGSMALLADGFHMATHAGALGIAAGAYLYAKRQATNRKFSFGTGKVGDLAGFASALILGLVSLGIAAESFGRLIDPREVAFDQATVVAIIGLIVNLVSAALLGGDHHHHGHDHQHEGHHHHGHDNNLRSAYFHVLADALTSVLAIAALLSGRFLGWVWLDPVMGIVGALVIARWSWSLLKDTAGVLLDRTDPHLEEHIREAVAGDAAITDLHVWRIAPGAHAAIVSVTGTEDPAPLREKVSSLSGVAHLTVEVR, encoded by the coding sequence ATGAGCAGTATGTCCGATACCGCCGCCCTTGGCCACGATCACGTCTATCTCGGTGACGCGCATGATCGGAACATGCGGCGGACGCTGTGGGTCGTTGCCCTGACCGCCGTGATGATGGTCGGCGAGATCATCGCCGGCAGGCTTTACGGCTCCATGGCGCTGCTCGCGGACGGTTTCCACATGGCGACCCATGCCGGGGCCCTCGGGATTGCGGCCGGGGCCTACCTCTATGCCAAGCGTCAGGCGACGAACCGAAAATTCTCCTTCGGCACGGGCAAGGTGGGCGACCTGGCGGGCTTCGCCTCCGCCCTCATTCTCGGGCTCGTCTCGCTTGGCATTGCGGCCGAATCCTTCGGCCGGCTGATCGATCCCCGCGAGGTCGCTTTCGATCAGGCGACCGTCGTCGCGATCATCGGGCTGATCGTGAACCTCGTCAGCGCGGCGCTTCTCGGCGGCGATCACCATCACCATGGCCACGATCATCAGCACGAGGGCCACCATCACCATGGCCATGACAACAATCTGCGGTCGGCCTATTTTCACGTCCTGGCCGATGCGCTGACGTCCGTTCTCGCCATCGCAGCGCTCCTCTCCGGGAGATTTCTCGGATGGGTGTGGCTCGACCCGGTGATGGGGATCGTCGGCGCTCTCGTCATCGCCCGCTGGTCCTGGTCGCTTCTCAAGGATACCGCCGGTGTCCTCCTTGACCGCACCGATCCACATCTCGAGGAGCATATCCGCGAGGCCGTCGCCGGAGACGCCGCGATCACCGACCTACACGTCTGGCGCATCGCGCCGGGCGCCCATGCGGCGATCGTCAGCGTCACGGGGACCGAGGACCCAGCCCCGCTGCGCGAGAAGGTGTCGAGCCTGTCCGGCGTCGCCCACCTGACCGTGGAGGTCCGCTAG
- a CDS encoding manganese efflux pump MntP family protein: MPGASALAATCISLSTDAFAASVARGTAMRERNVPRAVRIGAIFGTTEGLMCLGGFLLALTLGGVIDRIDHWAALVLLTIIGARMIREGFGPDDDGMTDDERRSLLGTIATALGTSIDAAAVGAAFAYAGAPLIVTLFVGLTSFAASTIGFALGPSIGLRFGKRAEIAGGAVLILIGVSIFWQHLAAPPV, encoded by the coding sequence ATGCCCGGCGCCTCAGCACTGGCCGCCACCTGCATAAGCCTGTCGACCGACGCGTTCGCCGCCTCGGTCGCCCGCGGCACGGCCATGCGGGAACGGAACGTGCCGCGTGCCGTTCGCATCGGTGCGATCTTCGGGACGACCGAGGGGCTGATGTGCCTCGGCGGCTTTCTCCTGGCGCTGACGCTCGGCGGCGTGATCGACCGGATCGATCATTGGGCGGCACTGGTCCTTCTGACGATCATCGGGGCACGGATGATCCGGGAGGGATTCGGCCCTGACGATGACGGTATGACCGATGATGAACGCCGGAGCCTTCTCGGTACCATCGCCACCGCCCTTGGCACCAGCATCGACGCCGCAGCCGTCGGCGCGGCCTTCGCCTATGCCGGCGCGCCCCTGATCGTCACTCTGTTTGTCGGACTGACCTCCTTTGCCGCGAGCACCATCGGGTTCGCGCTCGGCCCCTCGATCGGGCTGCGCTTCGGCAAGCGCGCCGAAATCGCCGGCGGCGCCGTTCTGATCCTGATCGGCGTGTCGATCTTCTGGCAGCATCTCGCTGCGCCGCCGGTCTGA
- a CDS encoding MFS transporter codes for MLSVLANRAYRHLFLAQIVALIGTGLATVALGLVAYDLAGERGGAVLGTALAIKMVAYVLAAPVAGALAEVLPRRRLLVALDLVRAGTACFLPFVTEVWQIYVLIFFLQTASGSFTPIFQATIPDVLPEEKDYTRALSLSRLAYDLENLLSPTLAGLLLLVVSAGGLFFGTAIGFVASAALVVSVVLPGRRQDRVAPFRERVSKGARIYLATPRLRALLALSLAVSAVGAMVIVNTVVLVQSGLGLGEGEVALALAGFGGGSIVAALLLPRVLDRVPDRPVMLLAATGLPAGLLIFPLIHGLTGLVLLWAVLGLFYATVQMPSGRPLKRSAHGADRPAVYAAHFALSHAMWLVSYPLAGWLGVELGLPVTALVLAGVAAVAALVAWRVWPEEATDGLVHTHDDLPTDHPHWQEGEHVDGGHRHVYIVDPLHRRWPA; via the coding sequence ATGCTCTCCGTTCTCGCGAACCGCGCTTATCGACATCTCTTCCTGGCGCAGATCGTGGCGCTCATCGGCACGGGTCTCGCTACGGTCGCCCTTGGGCTCGTGGCCTATGACCTCGCCGGCGAAAGAGGCGGCGCGGTTCTCGGGACGGCCCTCGCCATCAAGATGGTGGCCTATGTTCTCGCCGCGCCCGTGGCGGGTGCGCTGGCTGAGGTGCTGCCGCGGCGGCGGCTCCTGGTGGCGCTCGATCTCGTCCGGGCAGGGACGGCCTGCTTCCTGCCCTTCGTCACCGAGGTCTGGCAGATCTATGTGCTGATTTTCTTCCTGCAGACGGCCTCGGGGTCATTCACGCCAATCTTTCAGGCGACGATCCCCGACGTTCTCCCGGAGGAAAAGGACTACACACGGGCCCTGTCTCTCTCCCGGCTCGCTTATGATCTCGAAAACCTTCTGAGCCCGACACTGGCGGGTCTCCTCCTTCTTGTCGTCAGTGCCGGCGGTCTGTTCTTCGGCACGGCGATCGGTTTCGTGGCGTCGGCGGCGCTCGTGGTCTCGGTCGTGCTGCCGGGGCGTCGCCAGGACCGCGTCGCGCCGTTCCGTGAGCGGGTGAGCAAGGGCGCCCGGATCTACCTCGCGACGCCGCGCCTGCGAGCGCTGCTCGCCCTGTCCCTCGCGGTGTCCGCCGTCGGCGCCATGGTGATCGTGAACACCGTGGTCCTTGTGCAGTCGGGGCTTGGCCTTGGGGAGGGAGAGGTGGCCCTCGCCCTCGCTGGCTTTGGTGGGGGATCCATAGTGGCGGCCCTTTTGCTGCCCCGCGTCCTCGACCGCGTGCCCGACCGTCCGGTGATGCTACTGGCGGCAACGGGATTGCCAGCTGGCCTTCTGATCTTCCCCCTGATCCACGGGTTGACCGGTCTCGTCTTACTTTGGGCTGTGCTCGGCCTTTTTTATGCCACCGTGCAGATGCCCTCCGGCCGGCCTCTCAAACGCTCCGCCCACGGCGCGGACCGGCCAGCGGTCTATGCGGCGCATTTCGCGCTTTCCCATGCCATGTGGCTCGTCAGCTATCCGCTCGCCGGCTGGCTTGGCGTCGAGCTGGGGCTGCCAGTGACGGCGCTCGTTCTCGCTGGTGTGGCGGCCGTTGCGGCGCTGGTCGCCTGGCGGGTGTGGCCCGAGGAGGCCACGGACGGCCTTGTACACACCCATGACGATCTGCCGACGGATCATCCTCACTGGCAGGAGGGCGAGCATGTCGACGGCGGTCACCGCCATGTCTATATAGTCGATCCGCTCCATCGCCGCTGGCCAGCATGA
- a CDS encoding HupE/UreJ family protein — protein sequence MSSPRLPRLHRGALFALALVLSVLCLGIEQAAAHAVAEGDKGYIQEITGVHLISFLYLGAKHMVTGYDHILFLLGVIFFLYRMKHIATYVSLFAIGHSTTMLAGVYFGVGINSYIIDAIIGLSVVYKALDNMGAYQRWFGFQPNTKAATLLFGLFHGMGLASKIIDYDIAEDGLLPNLLAFNVGVEVGQLLALGAILIIMGFWRRTPSFLRHAYTANMLLMAAGFVLIGYQITGLIIS from the coding sequence ATGTCGTCACCTCGATTGCCTCGCCTCCATCGCGGCGCCCTGTTCGCGTTGGCCCTCGTCCTGTCCGTCCTCTGTCTGGGGATCGAGCAGGCCGCCGCCCATGCCGTTGCCGAGGGCGACAAGGGCTATATCCAGGAGATCACGGGGGTCCACCTCATCTCCTTCCTCTATCTGGGGGCGAAGCATATGGTCACCGGTTACGACCATATCCTCTTCCTCCTCGGGGTGATCTTCTTCCTTTATCGGATGAAGCACATCGCGACCTATGTGAGTCTCTTCGCCATCGGTCATTCGACCACCATGCTGGCGGGGGTCTATTTCGGTGTAGGGATCAATTCCTACATCATCGACGCCATCATCGGTTTGTCCGTGGTCTATAAAGCCCTGGACAATATGGGCGCCTATCAGCGCTGGTTCGGCTTTCAGCCCAACACCAAGGCGGCGACGCTGTTGTTCGGGCTGTTCCACGGCATGGGACTCGCGAGCAAGATCATCGATTACGACATCGCCGAGGATGGCTTGTTGCCGAACCTTCTCGCCTTCAATGTGGGCGTCGAGGTCGGCCAGCTCCTGGCGCTGGGCGCGATCCTCATCATCATGGGCTTCTGGCGCCGGACGCCGAGCTTCCTGCGCCATGCCTATACCGCCAACATGCTGCTGATGGCCGCCGGTTTCGTCCTGATCGGCTATCAGATCACCGGTCTCATCATTTCCTAA